In Microbacterium sp. AB, a single genomic region encodes these proteins:
- the ygfZ gene encoding CAF17-like 4Fe-4S cluster assembly/insertion protein YgfZ: MDVFAQLPGAVSSEAGISHFGDPVREQRALAEGDAVVPRADRLVVSVGGPDRLTWLDSITSQAVSRLAAGESTELLVLDPQGRIEHAAAVLDDGETTWLIADAPDAAGLAAWLGMMRFRSRVEVALRPELAVIGFVRGGAAERTLVAAASSPGGLPLVWADPWGGVRAGGWQYAATEAHPGADYGWAEALVAEEDVAQVAADRPAAGLLAAEALRVAAWRPRWTGEVDERSIPHEADWLRTAVHLDKGCYRGQETVAKVHNLGHPPRRLVMLHLDGSDSVLPERGAAVFAGDAEAGRITSSARHHELGPIALAIVSRRTPPGETLTVEADGIRIAAAQEVIVPGDAGATADVPRLTRLSRRPLAR, translated from the coding sequence ATCGACGTCTTCGCCCAGCTGCCGGGCGCCGTGAGCTCCGAGGCGGGCATCTCGCACTTCGGCGACCCCGTGCGCGAGCAGCGCGCCCTCGCCGAGGGCGATGCGGTCGTGCCGCGCGCCGACCGGCTCGTCGTCTCCGTCGGCGGGCCCGACCGTCTCACGTGGCTCGACTCGATCACCTCCCAGGCGGTCTCGCGCCTCGCCGCGGGCGAGAGCACCGAGCTGCTCGTCCTCGACCCGCAGGGCCGCATCGAGCACGCGGCCGCCGTGCTCGACGACGGCGAGACGACGTGGCTCATCGCAGACGCGCCCGACGCGGCGGGCCTCGCGGCCTGGCTCGGCATGATGCGCTTCCGCTCCCGGGTCGAGGTCGCCCTGCGCCCCGAGCTCGCGGTGATCGGCTTCGTCCGCGGCGGCGCCGCCGAGCGCACGCTCGTCGCGGCCGCCTCGTCGCCCGGCGGCCTGCCGCTCGTGTGGGCCGATCCCTGGGGCGGGGTGCGGGCGGGCGGATGGCAGTACGCCGCGACGGAGGCGCATCCGGGGGCCGACTACGGATGGGCGGAGGCGCTCGTCGCGGAGGAGGACGTGGCGCAGGTCGCGGCGGACCGGCCCGCCGCGGGACTGCTGGCCGCCGAGGCGCTCCGCGTCGCCGCGTGGCGCCCGCGCTGGACCGGCGAGGTCGACGAGAGGTCCATCCCGCACGAGGCCGACTGGCTGCGGACGGCCGTGCACCTCGACAAGGGGTGCTACCGCGGTCAGGAGACCGTCGCGAAGGTCCACAACCTCGGCCATCCGCCCCGCCGTCTCGTCATGCTGCACCTCGACGGCAGCGACAGCGTCCTGCCCGAGCGCGGCGCCGCCGTCTTCGCGGGCGACGCCGAAGCCGGTCGCATCACCTCCTCGGCACGCCACCACGAACTGGGCCCCATCGCCCTCGCGATCGTCTCGCGTCGCACGCCGCCCGGCGAGACGCTGACGGTCGAGGCCGACGGGATCCGGATCGCCGCGGCACAGGAGGTCATCGTGCCGGGCGACGCCGGCGCGACCGCCGACGTGCCGCGGCTCACGCGCCTGTCGCGGCGACCCCTCGCACGGTGA
- a CDS encoding FUSC family protein — MTDSAPLTSAVPVPWRRRISPRPGLARVRDSWVAVAQIVVAATGGFLVAYYLLGHETPLLAATVSISSLGLARDARPRRVLETVLGMLTGILVSELLRLAFGSGAWQLGATLAVTMLLARFLMPSPQFAVAAAIQAAIAMVLPVGPLPFMRLADGAIGGVLAVAVTALLPRNPMSAEVRDGRALFAAFDAAAGRVVQGLRRGDAIRADRGLEKARDVQGLVDAWSASLESAQAVSALSPFLRSRRIELQRHARVQRNMDLASRNLRVVARRAAYASRDGEQRPVAADTLAGLQRAAVLVAESLDDIATEPVARETLLAIARRLDPAAMLPGAPQGELALVAAMRPLAVDLLIASGVPRDEAWASIPRV; from the coding sequence GTGACCGACTCCGCGCCGCTGACCTCGGCCGTCCCCGTCCCCTGGCGGCGGCGGATCTCGCCGCGCCCCGGGCTGGCGCGCGTGCGGGACTCCTGGGTCGCGGTCGCGCAGATCGTCGTGGCGGCGACGGGGGGCTTCCTCGTCGCGTACTACCTGCTCGGGCACGAGACGCCGCTGCTGGCGGCGACGGTGTCGATCTCGAGCCTCGGGCTCGCGCGGGACGCCCGCCCTCGCCGGGTGCTCGAGACGGTGCTCGGCATGCTGACCGGCATCCTCGTGTCGGAGCTGCTGCGTCTCGCCTTCGGCTCGGGGGCGTGGCAGCTGGGCGCGACGCTCGCCGTGACGATGCTCCTGGCGCGCTTCCTCATGCCGTCGCCGCAGTTCGCCGTGGCCGCGGCCATCCAGGCGGCCATCGCGATGGTGCTGCCGGTCGGGCCTCTGCCGTTCATGAGGCTCGCCGACGGCGCGATCGGCGGCGTCCTGGCCGTCGCGGTCACGGCGCTGCTGCCGCGCAACCCGATGAGCGCCGAGGTGCGCGACGGCCGCGCCCTCTTCGCCGCCTTCGACGCGGCGGCGGGGCGCGTCGTGCAGGGCCTGCGTCGCGGGGACGCGATCCGTGCGGACCGCGGGCTCGAGAAGGCACGCGACGTGCAGGGCCTCGTGGACGCCTGGAGCGCCTCGCTCGAGTCCGCCCAGGCGGTGTCGGCGCTGTCGCCTTTCCTGCGCTCGCGCCGCATCGAGCTCCAGCGCCACGCCCGCGTCCAGCGGAACATGGATCTCGCGAGCCGCAACCTGCGCGTGGTCGCGCGTCGTGCGGCCTACGCGTCGCGGGACGGCGAGCAGAGACCCGTCGCGGCCGACACCCTCGCCGGGCTGCAGCGCGCGGCCGTCCTCGTCGCGGAGTCGCTCGACGACATCGCGACGGAGCCCGTCGCCCGCGAGACGCTCCTCGCGATCGCACGGCGGCTCGATCCCGCCGCGATGCTCCCCGGCGCTCCGCAGGGGGAGCTCGCCCTCGTCGCCGCGATGCGCCCGCTCGCCGTCGACCTGCTCATCGCGAGCGGCGTCCCCCGTGACGAGGCGTGGGCCTCCATCCCGCGCGTCTGA
- a CDS encoding response regulator transcription factor: MAQLLVLSSAPGGGSALPALELLSHRVRQIPAEPAQLVNAPQADAIFVDARFDLVGAKSLCKILATTGLDGPLVLIVTEGGLTAVSPDWGIDDVILVTAGPAEVDARIRLVIGRQVAEQTTSRIQTSGITIDESSYSAKVHGKPLDLTYKEFQLLHFFATHPSRVFTREQLLSEVWGYDYFGGTRTVDVHVRRLRAKLGDLEQLIGTVRNVGYRFNVYEDDQVPAPKARQSQS; the protein is encoded by the coding sequence TTGGCTCAGCTCCTCGTCCTCAGCTCCGCCCCGGGCGGAGGATCCGCGCTGCCCGCGCTCGAGCTGCTCAGCCATCGCGTCCGCCAGATCCCCGCGGAGCCCGCCCAGCTCGTGAACGCCCCGCAGGCGGACGCGATCTTCGTCGACGCCCGCTTCGATCTCGTCGGCGCGAAGTCGCTGTGCAAGATCCTCGCCACGACCGGGCTCGACGGCCCGCTCGTGCTCATCGTCACCGAGGGGGGCCTCACGGCGGTGTCGCCGGACTGGGGGATCGACGACGTCATCCTCGTCACCGCCGGCCCCGCCGAGGTCGACGCCCGCATCCGGCTCGTCATCGGCCGTCAGGTCGCCGAGCAGACGACGAGCCGCATCCAGACGTCCGGCATCACGATCGACGAGTCGTCGTACTCGGCGAAGGTCCACGGCAAGCCGCTCGACCTCACGTACAAGGAGTTCCAGCTCCTGCACTTCTTCGCGACGCATCCTTCGCGCGTCTTCACGCGCGAGCAGCTGCTGAGCGAGGTCTGGGGCTACGACTACTTCGGCGGCACCCGCACGGTCGACGTGCACGTCCGCCGCCTGCGGGCCAAGCTCGGAGACCTCGAGCAGCTCATCGGCACCGTGCGCAACGTCGGCTACCGGTTCAACGTGTACGAGGACGACCAGGTGCCGGCGCCGAAGGCGCGACAGAGCCAGAGCTGA
- a CDS encoding NUDIX hydrolase, producing MTSRTRPVQAAGCVVWRERDGEILVLLVHRPKYRDVSLPKGKLDPGEMLPQTAVREIHEETGIRVALGPPVGRSVFLQPSGREKVVHYWAAEATPEAIRESAFVPNKEIAGVEWVALPDARERLSYPVDVEILENFDELRRASALRTFPIVLLRHGKAVARDHWHGPDARRPLQRRGKEQAKAVVGALRAFGVRRIVSSTAERCVKTVAPLSKALGRRIVETDLIGQDAWEAGTADVREVVGRRVRSGKPAVLCSHRPVLPAIARELALATGTADGSPLDGASSLEPGAFMVAHVSATHPDAGVVAVETHAPRV from the coding sequence ATGACCTCGCGCACACGACCGGTGCAGGCGGCCGGATGCGTCGTCTGGCGCGAGCGGGACGGCGAGATCCTCGTGCTGCTCGTCCACCGCCCGAAGTATCGCGACGTCTCGCTCCCCAAGGGCAAGCTCGATCCCGGCGAGATGCTCCCGCAGACCGCCGTGCGGGAGATCCACGAGGAGACGGGGATCCGCGTCGCCCTCGGCCCTCCGGTCGGGCGATCGGTCTTCCTCCAGCCCTCCGGACGCGAGAAGGTCGTGCACTACTGGGCCGCGGAGGCGACGCCCGAGGCCATCCGGGAGAGCGCCTTCGTGCCGAACAAGGAGATCGCCGGAGTCGAGTGGGTCGCGCTCCCCGACGCCCGCGAACGCCTGAGCTACCCGGTCGACGTCGAGATCCTCGAGAACTTCGACGAGCTCCGGCGCGCCTCGGCTCTGCGGACCTTCCCCATCGTGCTGCTGCGTCACGGCAAGGCCGTCGCCCGCGACCACTGGCACGGGCCGGACGCCCGGCGGCCCCTGCAGCGGCGCGGCAAGGAGCAGGCGAAGGCCGTCGTCGGCGCGCTGCGCGCCTTCGGCGTCCGCAGGATCGTGTCGAGCACCGCCGAGCGCTGCGTGAAGACCGTCGCGCCGCTGTCGAAGGCGCTCGGCAGGCGCATCGTCGAGACCGACCTCATCGGGCAGGATGCCTGGGAGGCGGGCACCGCCGACGTGCGCGAGGTCGTCGGCCGCCGGGTGCGCTCCGGCAAGCCCGCGGTGCTGTGCAGCCACCGGCCCGTGCTGCCCGCGATCGCGCGAGAGCTCGCGCTGGCGACGGGAACGGCGGACGGCTCCCCACTCGACGGGGCCTCGTCGCTCGAGCCCGGCGCGTTCATGGTCGCGCACGTCTCCGCGACGCATCCCGATGCCGGCGTCGTCGCGGTGGAGACGCACGCGCCCCGCGTCTGA
- a CDS encoding methyltransferase domain-containing protein: protein MPTTEGRATRGTTGTNRLRRVDRWIARHSALRSASDPLVVDLGFGASGVTALELAARLRRSRPDVEVLGLEIDPDRVAGAIDQLADVRAGRTPFPADAAVSFARGGFEVPTERGRRPAVIRAFNVLRQYDEHEVAGAWRRMAARLAPGGVLVEGTCDELGRVCSWVDVAPDGSATHVTVSLRLAGLERPGIVAERLPKALIHRNVPGERVHGFLRALDREWERSAALSPFGPVQRWIGTVEALRRDGWPVAGTRSRWRLGEITVPWAAVMPAQ from the coding sequence ATGCCGACGACCGAGGGACGCGCCACCCGCGGCACGACCGGCACGAACCGCCTGCGACGCGTCGACCGCTGGATCGCTCGGCACAGTGCGCTGCGGAGCGCCTCCGACCCGCTCGTGGTCGACCTCGGGTTCGGCGCCAGCGGCGTGACGGCTCTGGAGCTCGCGGCGCGGCTCCGGCGCTCACGCCCCGACGTCGAGGTCCTCGGGCTCGAGATCGACCCCGATCGCGTCGCCGGGGCGATCGATCAGCTCGCGGACGTCCGCGCCGGTCGCACGCCGTTCCCGGCCGATGCGGCGGTGTCGTTCGCGCGCGGGGGCTTCGAGGTGCCGACGGAGCGCGGACGGCGCCCCGCCGTCATCCGCGCCTTCAACGTCCTGCGCCAGTACGACGAGCACGAGGTCGCCGGGGCCTGGAGACGGATGGCCGCGCGGCTCGCTCCCGGCGGCGTGCTCGTCGAGGGCACCTGCGACGAGCTCGGACGCGTGTGCTCGTGGGTCGACGTCGCGCCCGACGGCTCCGCGACGCACGTGACCGTGTCGCTGCGGCTGGCGGGTCTCGAGCGTCCCGGCATCGTCGCCGAACGGCTGCCGAAGGCCCTCATCCACCGCAACGTCCCCGGCGAGCGCGTGCACGGGTTCCTCCGGGCGCTCGACCGCGAGTGGGAGCGCTCCGCCGCGCTGTCGCCCTTCGGCCCCGTGCAGCGCTGGATCGGGACGGTCGAGGCGCTGCGACGCGACGGATGGCCCGTGGCCGGCACCCGCTCCCGCTGGCGGCTGGGCGAGATCACGGTGCCGTGGGCGGCCGTGATGCCCGCGCAGTGA
- the phoU gene encoding phosphate signaling complex protein PhoU, with protein MREVFHQALEDIQDRLVEIAEMVTVAIDKATTAFETSDVALAEEVIADDSKIDDLAVSVDELAIDTLAIQQPVARDLRIIVSALRTSASLERMGDLAEHIAQLARSRFPERAIPKGLKGTFVKMGKLDVSVARTLVDLLRTQDLRYAAEIRDSDDEIDELHATVYEKVLSEAFSGDASHVVDAALASRYHERFGDHAVSIAKKMVYLSTGDWTGQSDPEADVEIVDGPAGADD; from the coding sequence ATGCGCGAAGTCTTCCACCAGGCACTCGAGGACATCCAGGACCGCCTGGTCGAGATCGCGGAGATGGTCACCGTGGCGATCGACAAGGCGACCACGGCGTTCGAGACGAGCGACGTCGCCCTCGCCGAGGAGGTCATCGCCGACGACTCCAAGATCGACGACCTCGCCGTCTCCGTCGACGAGCTCGCGATCGACACGCTCGCCATCCAGCAGCCGGTCGCCCGCGATCTGCGCATCATCGTGAGCGCGTTGCGCACGAGCGCGTCGCTCGAGCGCATGGGCGACCTCGCGGAGCACATCGCCCAGCTGGCCCGATCCCGCTTCCCCGAGCGCGCCATCCCGAAGGGCCTCAAGGGGACCTTCGTGAAGATGGGCAAGCTCGACGTGTCGGTGGCACGCACCCTCGTCGATCTGCTGCGCACGCAGGATCTGCGGTACGCGGCGGAGATCCGCGACTCGGACGACGAGATCGACGAGCTGCACGCCACCGTGTACGAGAAGGTCCTCAGCGAGGCCTTCAGCGGCGACGCGAGCCACGTCGTCGACGCCGCCCTCGCCAGCCGCTATCACGAGCGCTTCGGCGACCACGCCGTGTCGATCGCCAAGAAGATGGTCTACCTCTCCACGGGCGACTGGACCGGTCAGTCGGACCCCGAGGCCGACGTCGAGATCGTGGACGGACCCGCGGGCGCCGACGACTGA
- a CDS encoding RNA degradosome polyphosphate kinase, which produces MTEAPLVDPGFDTEDDDFDEIVEAPDAQLPEHRFLDREISWLAFNNRVLELAEDPAVPLLERANFLAIFASNLDEFFMVRVAGLKRRIVTGLAVPTNVGTAPVKALGNISDKAQELQARHAAVWHENVKPSLSEAGVDFVGWTDLTDTERAGLYDYFQSQVFPVLMPLAVDPAHPFPYISGLSLNLAIRIRNARTGREEFARLKVPPMLPRLVPVPVGEGDPENIRFLPLEDLIAEHLSDLFPGMEVLDHHAFRLTRNEDVTIEEDESENLIQALEAELLRRRFGPPIRLEIAEDMDDVTLDLLIRELDISEQEVYRLPAPLDLRALFSLGRIERPDLKYTPHLPVTPLAFQPADVDSKHARGDIFGAIRKGDVLVHHPYESFATSVQAFLEQAASDPHVLAIKQTLYRTSGDSPIVQALIDAAEAGKQVLALVEVKARFDEANNIEWARKLEKAGVHVVYGLVGLKTHCKLALVIREEKGLLRHYTHVGTGNYNPKTSRTYEDLGLFTCDPDVGRDVTRLFNELSGYAIEKKFKRLLVAPLHLRKGLLRLIDRERRHAAAGKPAHVRIKVNSMVDEQIIDALYRASLAGVQVDVWVRGICSLRVDLPGVSDNIRVRSVLGRYLEHARIFAFANDGDPEVYVGSADMMHRNLDRRVEALIKVVKPQHIKELQAFFDLGMADSSATWHLGAEGVWTRHHLDDEGRPLADVQDKTMAAIQRRRRPRATR; this is translated from the coding sequence ATGACGGAAGCCCCCCTCGTAGACCCCGGCTTCGACACCGAGGACGACGACTTCGACGAGATCGTCGAGGCCCCCGACGCGCAGCTCCCCGAGCACCGGTTCCTGGATCGCGAGATCAGCTGGCTCGCGTTCAACAACCGCGTCCTCGAGCTCGCCGAGGATCCCGCGGTGCCGCTGCTCGAGCGGGCGAACTTCCTCGCCATCTTCGCGAGCAACCTCGACGAGTTCTTCATGGTCCGCGTCGCAGGCCTCAAGCGCCGCATCGTCACGGGTCTCGCCGTCCCGACGAACGTGGGCACCGCCCCCGTGAAGGCGCTCGGGAACATCTCCGACAAGGCGCAGGAGCTGCAGGCGCGCCACGCGGCCGTCTGGCACGAGAACGTCAAGCCCTCGCTCAGCGAGGCCGGCGTCGACTTCGTGGGCTGGACGGATCTCACCGACACCGAGCGGGCCGGTCTCTACGACTACTTCCAGTCGCAGGTCTTCCCCGTGCTCATGCCGCTCGCCGTCGACCCGGCGCACCCCTTCCCGTACATCTCCGGGCTCTCGCTCAACCTCGCCATCCGCATCCGCAACGCCCGGACCGGGCGCGAGGAGTTCGCCCGCCTGAAGGTGCCGCCGATGCTGCCGCGCCTCGTGCCCGTGCCGGTCGGCGAGGGCGACCCGGAGAACATCCGCTTCCTGCCGCTCGAGGACCTCATCGCCGAGCACCTCTCCGACCTCTTCCCCGGGATGGAGGTCCTGGACCACCACGCGTTCCGGCTCACCCGGAACGAGGACGTGACGATCGAGGAGGACGAGTCCGAGAACCTCATCCAGGCGCTCGAGGCCGAGCTGCTGCGCCGCCGCTTCGGGCCGCCCATCCGCCTCGAGATCGCGGAGGACATGGACGACGTCACGCTCGACCTGCTCATCCGCGAGCTCGACATCTCCGAGCAGGAGGTCTACCGCCTCCCCGCGCCGCTCGACCTCCGCGCCCTCTTCAGCCTCGGCCGGATCGAGCGGCCCGACCTGAAGTACACCCCGCATCTGCCGGTCACGCCCCTCGCCTTCCAGCCCGCCGACGTCGACTCGAAGCACGCGCGCGGCGACATCTTCGGAGCCATCCGCAAGGGCGACGTCCTCGTGCACCACCCCTACGAGTCGTTCGCGACGAGCGTGCAGGCGTTCCTCGAGCAGGCCGCGAGCGATCCGCACGTGCTCGCGATCAAGCAGACGCTGTACCGCACCTCGGGCGACAGCCCCATCGTGCAGGCGCTCATCGACGCGGCGGAGGCCGGCAAGCAGGTGCTCGCGCTGGTCGAGGTCAAGGCGCGCTTCGACGAGGCCAACAACATCGAGTGGGCCCGCAAGCTCGAGAAGGCCGGCGTGCACGTCGTCTACGGCCTCGTCGGCCTGAAGACGCACTGCAAGCTCGCCCTCGTCATCCGCGAGGAGAAGGGCCTGCTGCGGCACTACACCCACGTGGGCACGGGAAACTACAACCCGAAGACGAGCCGCACCTACGAGGACCTCGGGCTCTTCACGTGCGACCCGGACGTGGGCCGCGACGTCACGCGCCTGTTCAACGAGCTCAGCGGCTACGCGATCGAGAAGAAGTTCAAGCGCCTTCTCGTCGCGCCCCTGCACCTGCGCAAGGGCCTCCTCCGGCTCATCGACCGCGAGCGGCGTCATGCCGCGGCCGGGAAGCCCGCGCACGTGCGCATCAAGGTCAACTCGATGGTCGACGAGCAGATCATCGACGCGCTCTACCGGGCGTCGCTCGCCGGAGTGCAGGTCGACGTGTGGGTCCGCGGCATCTGCAGCCTGCGCGTCGACCTGCCCGGCGTGAGCGACAACATCCGCGTGCGCAGCGTGCTCGGCCGCTATCTGGAGCACGCCCGCATCTTCGCGTTCGCGAACGACGGCGACCCCGAGGTCTACGTCGGCAGCGCCGACATGATGCACAGGAACCTGGACCGGCGCGTCGAGGCGCTCATCAAGGTCGTCAAGCCGCAGCACATCAAGGAGCTCCAGGCGTTCTTCGACCTCGGGATGGCCGACTCCAGCGCCACATGGCATCTCGGCGCCGAGGGCGTCTGGACGCGCCACCACCTCGACGACGAGGGAAGACCGCTGGCGGACGTGCAGGACAAGACCATGGCGGCGATCCAACGACGTCGACGTCCGCGCGCGACACGATGA
- a CDS encoding endonuclease I family protein, translated as MPRRGVAALIGIAAIVALGAAPAPAVASPAGTATSAAVVRPLAAPTGYYDSATGLTGAALEQELHEIVSADARTISYSAVWDALKETDEDPADPANVVTLYSGLSLPKDDNGGGVDQWNREHVWPQSHGGFGTAAGPGTDLHHLRAEDVTVNADRGNLDFDEGGAENDEAPGNFSDADSWEPRDEVKGDVARMIFYMSVRYEGTDGFADLEVNDVAGNGSVPNVGRVSALLAWNEQDPPDAFEQRRNDIVFADYQGNRNPFVDNPDWADAIWG; from the coding sequence ATGCCCCGCCGCGGCGTCGCGGCGCTCATCGGCATCGCGGCGATCGTCGCTCTCGGGGCGGCCCCCGCGCCCGCCGTCGCCTCCCCCGCGGGGACGGCGACGTCCGCGGCCGTCGTCCGACCGCTCGCCGCGCCGACAGGCTACTACGACAGCGCCACAGGCCTCACGGGCGCGGCCCTGGAGCAGGAGCTGCACGAGATCGTCTCCGCCGACGCGCGGACGATCTCCTACAGCGCGGTGTGGGACGCCCTGAAGGAGACCGACGAGGATCCTGCGGACCCGGCGAACGTCGTGACCCTGTACAGCGGCCTGTCTCTGCCGAAGGACGACAACGGCGGCGGCGTGGACCAGTGGAACCGAGAGCACGTCTGGCCCCAGTCGCACGGAGGCTTCGGCACGGCCGCCGGCCCGGGAACCGACCTGCACCATCTGCGTGCCGAGGACGTCACCGTCAACGCCGATCGCGGCAACCTCGACTTCGACGAGGGGGGCGCCGAGAACGACGAGGCGCCGGGGAACTTCTCCGACGCCGACTCCTGGGAGCCGCGCGACGAGGTGAAGGGCGATGTCGCCCGGATGATCTTCTACATGTCGGTCCGCTACGAGGGCACGGACGGCTTCGCCGACCTGGAGGTGAACGACGTCGCCGGCAACGGCTCCGTGCCGAACGTGGGCCGTGTCTCGGCGCTCCTCGCGTGGAACGAGCAGGATCCGCCGGACGCGTTCGAGCAGCGGCGCAACGACATCGTCTTCGCCGACTACCAGGGCAACCGGAACCCCTTCGTCGACAACCCCGACTGGGCGGACGCGATCTGGGGGTGA
- a CDS encoding phosphoglyceromutase → MEGMTHTLILLRHGQSEWNEKNLFTGWVDVRLTEQGRAEAARGGELLKEEGVLPDILHSSVLSRAIQTADIALDSADRLWIPVKRSWRLNERHYGALQGKDKAQTLAEFGEERFMEWRRSFDVPPPVIDPEDEFAQTHDPRYAGIDGDIPGTESLKIVIDRLLPYWEGEIVPDLKAGKTVLVAAHGNSLRALVKHLDGIGDDDIAGLNIPTGIPLVYELDDDLKPTGPGRYLDPEAAAAGAAAVAAQGKK, encoded by the coding sequence ATGGAAGGTATGACGCACACCCTGATCCTGCTCCGCCATGGGCAGAGCGAGTGGAACGAGAAGAACCTCTTCACCGGATGGGTCGACGTGCGGCTCACCGAGCAGGGGAGGGCAGAGGCCGCTCGCGGCGGCGAGCTCCTGAAGGAGGAGGGCGTGCTGCCCGACATCCTCCACTCGTCCGTCCTGAGCCGCGCCATCCAGACCGCGGACATCGCCCTCGACTCCGCCGACCGCCTGTGGATCCCCGTGAAGCGCTCCTGGCGGCTGAACGAGCGCCACTACGGCGCTCTCCAGGGCAAGGACAAGGCGCAGACGCTCGCCGAGTTCGGCGAGGAGAGGTTCATGGAGTGGCGCCGGTCGTTCGACGTCCCGCCGCCCGTCATCGACCCCGAGGACGAGTTCGCCCAGACGCACGATCCGCGCTATGCCGGGATCGACGGCGACATCCCCGGCACCGAGTCGCTGAAGATCGTCATCGACCGCCTGCTCCCGTACTGGGAGGGCGAGATCGTCCCCGACCTGAAGGCGGGCAAGACCGTGCTCGTCGCCGCCCACGGCAACTCGCTGCGCGCGCTCGTGAAGCACCTCGACGGCATCGGCGACGACGACATCGCCGGTCTCAACATCCCCACGGGCATCCCGCTCGTGTACGAGCTCGACGACGACCTGAAGCCGACCGGGCCCGGTCGCTACCTCGACCCGGAGGCCGCGGCGGCGGGAGCGGCCGCGGTCGCCGCCCAGGGCAAGAAGTAG
- a CDS encoding nitrobindin family protein yields MIELPTDLPADLAPLSWLIGVWEGTGVIDYRVGEVRFEGEFTHRVSFSQDGGPYLNYAATAWLAATDDRPSQRLVAETGFWRLARPATAATPGPGLLPALETEAVRTVDDVERLRTADGGFEIEANIVHSDGVSELYLGEAKGPRIDLATDAVVRTAGAKHYAAATRLYGLVEGHLLWAWDIAALGRELASHASARLARVD; encoded by the coding sequence GTGATCGAGCTGCCGACCGACCTCCCCGCCGACCTCGCGCCCCTCTCGTGGCTCATCGGCGTGTGGGAGGGCACGGGCGTGATCGACTACCGCGTGGGAGAGGTCCGCTTCGAGGGCGAGTTCACCCATCGCGTGAGCTTCAGCCAGGACGGCGGCCCCTATCTGAACTACGCCGCGACCGCCTGGCTCGCCGCGACGGACGACCGGCCGTCGCAGCGCCTCGTCGCCGAGACGGGCTTCTGGCGCCTGGCGCGCCCGGCGACGGCCGCGACGCCGGGGCCCGGCCTGCTGCCCGCGCTCGAGACGGAGGCCGTCCGCACGGTCGACGACGTCGAGAGGCTGCGGACGGCGGACGGCGGGTTCGAGATCGAGGCGAACATCGTGCACTCCGACGGCGTCAGCGAGCTCTATCTGGGCGAGGCGAAGGGGCCGCGCATCGATCTCGCGACCGATGCGGTCGTGCGGACCGCCGGCGCGAAGCACTACGCCGCGGCGACCCGTCTCTACGGCCTCGTCGAGGGGCATCTCCTCTGGGCGTGGGACATCGCGGCGCTCGGACGGGAGCTCGCCTCGCACGCGTCCGCGCGTCTCGCCCGCGTCGACTGA